A part of Silvimonas soli genomic DNA contains:
- a CDS encoding S49 family peptidase has translation MQEQQPWERQVLTDLLQAGLKEQRRARRWNIFFRLLGFGLLIVIIGLFMGWFGNKELESVSTGPHTAMVSMNGEIAADGEANVENVLDGLTQAYDDKNTKAVILSVNSPGGSPVQAGQLHDEMVRLKQKYPNIPLYVVIGDICASGCYYAAVAADRIYADKASMVGSIGVLMDGFGFTGTMEKLGVERRLLTAGVNKGFLDPYSPLSPEQKGKAQAMLDEIHQQFIDTVKAGRGKKLALDNPDLFSGLVWTGTTGIKLGLVDALGSVDSVAREVIKVPDVVDFTPQPGYFDRFARRIGVAAATQLGSQLKVSIH, from the coding sequence ATGCAGGAACAACAACCCTGGGAACGCCAGGTACTGACCGATCTGTTGCAGGCCGGTCTGAAAGAACAACGTCGGGCGCGTCGCTGGAACATTTTCTTTCGCCTGCTGGGCTTTGGTCTGCTGATTGTGATCATCGGCCTGTTTATGGGCTGGTTTGGCAACAAGGAGCTGGAAAGCGTCAGCACCGGCCCGCATACCGCCATGGTTTCCATGAACGGCGAAATTGCTGCCGATGGCGAGGCCAATGTCGAGAACGTACTTGATGGCCTTACTCAGGCCTATGACGATAAAAATACCAAAGCAGTGATTCTGAGCGTCAATAGCCCGGGTGGCAGCCCGGTGCAGGCGGGTCAGCTGCATGACGAAATGGTGCGGCTCAAGCAAAAGTACCCGAACATCCCCTTGTATGTGGTTATCGGCGATATCTGCGCGTCTGGCTGCTATTACGCGGCAGTGGCGGCTGATCGTATCTACGCTGATAAAGCGTCGATGGTCGGGTCGATCGGCGTGTTGATGGATGGCTTTGGCTTTACCGGCACCATGGAAAAACTCGGCGTCGAGCGCCGTTTGCTGACCGCTGGCGTGAACAAGGGTTTTCTTGATCCGTATTCGCCGCTGAGCCCAGAACAAAAAGGCAAGGCACAAGCCATGCTGGACGAGATTCATCAGCAGTTTATTGATACCGTCAAAGCCGGGCGCGGCAAAAAGCTCGCGCTGGATAACCCGGACCTGTTCTCCGGTCTGGTATGGACTGGCACGACCGGCATCAAACTGGGTCTGGTCGACGCGCTGGGCTCGGTTGATAGCGTAGCGCGCGAGGTAATCAAAGTGCCGGACGTGGTCGATTTCACGCCGCAACCAGGCTATTTCGACCGCTTTGCCCGTCGTATTGGTGTGGCGGCGGCGACGCAACTGGGTAGCCAGTTGAAAGTATCGATCCATTAA
- the motD gene encoding flagellar motor protein MotD, protein MARRKREEEHENHERWLVSYADFMTLLFAFFVVMYAISSVNQGKYRVLSNSLINAFQNTNKPLIRVASQASSQIAIARPIPDNKASDVHLEEQTRQMRGMASDLRTLLEPLIQQGKVRVTQSRRGIAVEISNSVLFDTAKAVLQPDSVAALKAVAQRIASTSNLIQVEGNTDNQPIKSTQYPSNWELSSARAASVVRLFVDTGITPERMVAIGYGEYRPVESNDSVDGRARNRRVTINILADSRDDVAVLPGPSPTAAPAPAP, encoded by the coding sequence ATGGCACGCAGAAAGCGGGAGGAAGAGCATGAAAATCATGAACGCTGGCTGGTTTCCTACGCCGACTTCATGACCCTGCTGTTTGCCTTTTTTGTGGTGATGTACGCGATCTCCTCGGTGAATCAGGGCAAGTACCGGGTGTTATCCAACTCGCTGATCAATGCTTTTCAGAACACCAACAAACCATTAATCCGGGTAGCGTCACAGGCAAGCTCGCAGATCGCCATCGCCCGGCCGATCCCGGATAACAAAGCATCCGATGTTCATCTGGAAGAGCAAACCCGGCAGATGCGGGGAATGGCCTCGGACTTGCGCACCTTGCTGGAGCCGCTGATCCAGCAAGGCAAAGTGCGCGTCACCCAGTCCCGGCGCGGCATCGCGGTAGAAATCAGTAACAGCGTACTGTTTGATACCGCCAAAGCCGTGTTGCAGCCGGATTCTGTTGCGGCACTCAAAGCCGTGGCCCAACGGATTGCCAGTACCAGCAACCTGATTCAGGTAGAAGGCAATACCGACAACCAGCCGATCAAATCTACCCAGTATCCGTCGAACTGGGAGTTATCCTCCGCGCGCGCCGCGTCGGTGGTGCGTTTGTTTGTCGATACCGGCATCACCCCCGAACGTATGGTGGCAATTGGTTATGGCGAGTATCGACCGGTCGAATCCAACGACTCGGTCGATGGCCGCGCTCGCAATCGTCGGGTGACCATCAATATCCTGGCCGACAGCCGCGATGATGTGGCCGTGCTGCCGGGGCCATCGCCTACCGCTGCACCGGCTCCGGCGCCTTAG
- a CDS encoding ATP-binding protein, whose product MASVFLRDPHVVWRTTQLLFRNARLAQVTSLINASCLAFALRNDIAPAVLFSWWAVMALILLSRLWLAERYRQLQPGPEQARYWQGRFFVGVMLGGVGWFVGCLWFGMQVSETARFFIALLLAGMAAGSLPILAPSRWALRVYVALLISPMLVFAVVHPGRFGTMFGVLLLMFIFTLLRSASEYHHVLIETIGLDQEKGRLVADLKAATEELERVGRAKDEFLAAISHEIRTPMNGILGMAQLLASQPLPVSQREQVEVIRASTDALLAQINGVLDYSRIEAGHLELAPAPFAPQQVLDDLQRMFLPQAQAQGLQFICHMHDDVPAVLLGDATRLKQILVNLVGNALKFTRHGQVVINLAVRERWEGHVMLVGTVSDTGPGIPPEKRESIFLPFTQADSGVAHKYGGSGLGLSISRRLVGLMGGRLWVQDNPAGGSVFGFTAQLGVSGEPLPHDPVTLPGHALDVLVVDDNAVNCLVARRFLEKLGHRVTVAHDGDAALALVIDQPFDLVLMDVQMPVMDGLTAAWHIRQLEREIGAKPVRIVALSANTSEADREACMVAGMDDFLEKPMRQVELAALLGRL is encoded by the coding sequence ATGGCTTCAGTCTTTTTGCGCGATCCCCATGTGGTCTGGCGGACCACACAACTGTTATTTCGCAATGCCCGGCTGGCGCAGGTTACCAGTCTGATCAATGCCAGCTGCCTGGCGTTTGCCTTGCGTAATGACATTGCACCAGCAGTGCTGTTCAGTTGGTGGGCGGTTATGGCGCTGATCCTGCTGAGCCGTTTGTGGCTGGCCGAACGCTATCGCCAATTGCAGCCTGGCCCGGAGCAAGCGCGCTATTGGCAAGGACGATTCTTTGTTGGCGTGATGCTCGGAGGTGTGGGCTGGTTTGTTGGCTGCTTGTGGTTTGGCATGCAGGTTTCCGAAACGGCCCGCTTTTTTATCGCCTTGTTACTGGCCGGAATGGCCGCCGGCTCCTTGCCTATTCTGGCACCATCGCGTTGGGCGTTGCGGGTCTACGTGGCTTTGCTGATCTCGCCGATGTTGGTGTTTGCAGTAGTGCATCCGGGTCGTTTTGGTACGATGTTTGGTGTGCTGCTGCTGATGTTTATCTTCACCCTGCTGCGCAGCGCCAGTGAATACCATCATGTCTTGATCGAAACCATTGGCCTGGATCAGGAAAAAGGCCGACTGGTGGCCGACCTTAAAGCCGCAACCGAAGAGCTGGAACGAGTAGGGCGGGCCAAGGATGAGTTCCTCGCCGCGATCAGTCATGAAATCCGCACTCCCATGAACGGCATCCTGGGCATGGCGCAGTTGCTGGCCAGCCAGCCATTGCCGGTATCGCAGCGCGAACAGGTGGAGGTGATCCGGGCCTCTACCGACGCGCTGCTGGCGCAAATCAATGGCGTGCTGGATTACTCCCGCATTGAAGCCGGGCACCTGGAACTGGCTCCCGCACCGTTTGCGCCGCAGCAAGTGCTGGACGATCTACAGCGCATGTTTTTGCCGCAAGCCCAAGCTCAGGGTTTGCAGTTTATTTGCCACATGCATGACGATGTCCCGGCCGTATTGCTCGGCGACGCGACTCGCCTCAAACAGATTCTGGTGAACCTGGTCGGCAATGCCCTTAAATTCACCCGGCACGGACAAGTGGTAATCAACCTTGCGGTGCGCGAACGCTGGGAAGGACATGTCATGCTGGTCGGCACCGTCAGCGACACCGGTCCGGGGATACCGCCGGAAAAGCGCGAATCGATTTTTCTGCCGTTCACCCAGGCAGATAGTGGTGTCGCGCACAAATACGGCGGCAGTGGATTGGGGTTGAGTATTTCGCGGCGTCTGGTGGGATTGATGGGCGGACGCTTGTGGGTGCAAGACAATCCGGCTGGTGGCAGTGTCTTTGGCTTTACCGCTCAACTGGGCGTTAGCGGTGAGCCACTGCCGCACGATCCTGTCACTCTGCCCGGACACGCGCTGGACGTACTGGTGGTGGACGATAACGCCGTGAACTGCCTGGTGGCGCGGCGCTTTCTGGAAAAACTCGGGCATCGCGTCACCGTGGCTCACGATGGCGATGCGGCGCTGGCGCTGGTCATCGATCAGCCATTTGATCTGGTGCTGATGGATGTGCAGATGCCGGTTATGGATGGCCTTACCGCGGCCTGGCATATCCGGCAACTGGAACGCGAGATTGGTGCCAAGCCGGTGCGCATCGTAGCGCTCAGCGCCAATACTTCCGAGGCTGATCGCGAAGCGTGCATGGTGGCGGGGATGGATGACTTTCTCGAAAAACCAATGCGGCAGGTAGAACTGGCGGCGCTGCTCGGGCGGTTGTAA
- a CDS encoding efflux transporter outer membrane subunit has translation MTKAAVSSRRIALSLVLTLAGCAVGPDFVTPAAPANPHYVAGEQASQTPGAQGNSQQLDPADNIDAQWWTLFGSAQLNVWVEQALANNLQLDQAKARLLQAQENLTAQTGATRYPQVDLKAGAQRQQVNLEAFGISNIPNPPPFNLYNASVNVSYTFDLFGANQRQLEALSATVDYQAFELAAARLSLAGNVVTAAIRQATLRSQIATTQELLAAQQQQLEIMQARYAAGGISNLDLQKQRELVAQSTATLPPLQKQLAQLNHQLAVYLGLAPADMSQTSIDLQQLTLPAHLPLTLPSAMARQRPDIRAAEALMHQASANVGVATANLYPQFTLSGSAGSERSSAGDLANSLNVWNIGLNLMQPVFHGGELQARKRGAQAAWDEASAAYQQTVLQALQQVADALRALELDSTALAAHDQAAQASDLSLATTHQLYAAGGVSHLQLLDSQRQQLQTRMDLLGAQADRLTDSAALLQALGGGAIQP, from the coding sequence ATGACCAAAGCAGCCGTATCCTCTCGCCGTATTGCGCTAAGCCTGGTGCTTACCCTCGCTGGCTGCGCAGTCGGCCCGGATTTTGTCACTCCGGCCGCACCGGCCAATCCGCATTACGTGGCGGGTGAGCAAGCTTCACAAACACCAGGGGCTCAGGGGAACAGCCAGCAACTGGACCCGGCAGATAACATCGACGCCCAGTGGTGGACGCTGTTTGGATCGGCGCAACTTAATGTCTGGGTTGAACAAGCGCTGGCAAACAATCTGCAGTTGGACCAGGCCAAAGCGCGCTTGCTTCAGGCACAAGAGAATCTGACGGCTCAGACCGGCGCCACGCGATATCCGCAGGTGGACCTGAAAGCCGGAGCCCAGCGCCAGCAGGTGAATCTGGAAGCATTCGGGATTTCCAACATCCCCAACCCGCCGCCGTTCAATCTGTACAACGCCTCGGTGAACGTTTCTTATACATTCGATTTGTTTGGCGCCAATCAGCGCCAACTGGAAGCGCTCAGTGCAACGGTCGATTACCAGGCATTTGAACTGGCCGCCGCACGGCTGAGCCTGGCCGGAAATGTGGTAACGGCGGCGATTCGCCAAGCCACCTTGCGATCGCAGATTGCCACGACCCAAGAATTGCTGGCCGCCCAACAGCAGCAACTGGAGATCATGCAAGCCCGTTATGCGGCGGGCGGCATTTCTAATCTGGATTTGCAGAAACAGCGTGAATTGGTGGCACAAAGTACGGCTACGCTGCCGCCGCTGCAAAAACAACTGGCTCAACTCAATCATCAGTTGGCGGTGTATCTGGGTCTGGCTCCGGCGGACATGAGCCAAACCAGCATCGACTTGCAGCAACTCACTTTGCCCGCGCATCTGCCACTTACCTTGCCCTCGGCCATGGCGCGCCAGCGACCGGATATCCGTGCGGCGGAAGCGCTCATGCATCAGGCCAGCGCCAACGTGGGCGTGGCGACGGCCAATCTTTATCCGCAATTCACTTTGTCGGGCAGCGCGGGCTCGGAACGCAGCAGCGCCGGTGATCTGGCCAATAGTCTGAACGTGTGGAATATCGGGCTAAACCTGATGCAGCCAGTGTTTCATGGCGGAGAACTGCAGGCCCGCAAACGTGGAGCGCAAGCCGCATGGGATGAAGCCAGCGCGGCTTATCAGCAAACCGTGCTGCAAGCTTTGCAGCAAGTGGCTGATGCCTTGCGGGCGCTGGAACTGGATAGTACGGCGCTCGCGGCCCACGATCAGGCGGCTCAGGCCAGTGATCTCAGCCTTGCCACTACGCATCAGCTTTATGCCGCCGGTGGCGTCAGTCATTTGCAATTGCTTGATAGCCAGCGCCAGCAGCTGCAAACGCGCATGGATCTGCTGGGGGCCCAGGCCGACCGGTTGACTGATTCTGCTGCGTTGCTGCAAGCACTGGGTGGTGGCGCAATTCAGCCGTGA
- a CDS encoding ABC transporter permease, which yields MSRSSHAFSLARWWSIVLKEFLQLKRDRVTFGMIVGVPIMQMLLFGFAINTDPHHMPTAIIAQDNSEFTRSFVAALRNSDYFHIVGELPDESAGRAALAQGKVLFVLNIPPDFTRSLVRGDKPSLLIEADATDPTAMSAALAALSQLVQSVASKDLKGPLARLNNTAPAFSVDVHRFYNPEGITQYNVVPGLMGVVLSMTLVMMTGLAMTRERERGTMENLLATPVRPIEVITGKIVPYIVIGLLQATIILLGAYFVFHVPIVGSLIAVYCAALLFIAASLMVGITLSSLAQNQLQAMQLTVFYFLPNILLSGFMFPFQGMPVWAQYIGNVLPLTYFNRLIRGILLKGNGWNDLWPSLWPLMLFTAVVMAIAVKFYRNTLD from the coding sequence ATGAGTCGCTCATCTCATGCTTTCTCGCTGGCGCGCTGGTGGAGCATCGTGCTCAAGGAGTTCTTGCAGCTGAAGCGCGACCGCGTCACCTTCGGCATGATTGTCGGCGTACCCATCATGCAGATGCTGCTATTCGGCTTTGCCATCAATACCGATCCGCATCACATGCCCACGGCCATCATTGCCCAGGACAACAGCGAGTTCACTCGCAGTTTTGTGGCGGCGCTGCGCAACTCGGACTACTTCCACATTGTTGGCGAATTACCTGATGAAAGCGCCGGGCGAGCCGCATTGGCACAAGGCAAAGTACTGTTTGTGCTGAATATTCCGCCCGACTTCACTCGCAGCCTGGTACGCGGCGATAAACCCTCGCTGTTGATTGAAGCCGACGCCACCGACCCGACTGCCATGTCCGCCGCTCTGGCCGCCCTTTCGCAACTGGTGCAATCCGTCGCCAGCAAAGACCTGAAAGGTCCGCTGGCACGGCTGAATAACACGGCACCCGCTTTTTCGGTTGATGTGCACCGTTTCTACAACCCGGAAGGCATTACCCAATACAACGTGGTACCGGGCCTGATGGGCGTGGTGCTCTCCATGACGCTGGTCATGATGACTGGCCTTGCCATGACCCGCGAGCGCGAGCGCGGCACCATGGAAAACCTGCTCGCCACGCCGGTGCGCCCGATTGAAGTGATCACCGGCAAGATCGTGCCCTACATTGTGATCGGGCTGCTGCAGGCCACCATCATCTTGCTGGGCGCATATTTTGTATTCCACGTCCCTATCGTCGGCAGCCTTATTGCGGTGTATTGCGCTGCGTTGCTGTTCATTGCCGCCAGCCTGATGGTGGGGATTACGCTCTCGTCCCTCGCGCAGAATCAGCTGCAGGCCATGCAACTCACCGTGTTCTATTTTCTGCCCAATATTCTGCTCTCTGGTTTTATGTTCCCCTTTCAGGGTATGCCGGTCTGGGCCCAATACATTGGCAATGTCTTGCCGCTGACGTATTTCAACCGGCTGATTCGCGGGATTTTGCTCAAAGGCAATGGCTGGAATGACCTGTGGCCCAGCCTCTGGCCGCTGATGTTGTTCACCGCAGTGGTCATGGCCATCGCCGTGAAGTTCTATCGCAACACGCTGGATTGA
- a CDS encoding ABC transporter ATP-binding protein gives MAESPDDTLVIDVRGLNKHFGNKHVVKDLDMQVWRGEIYGFLGPNGSGKTTSIRMMCGLLTPDSGSGTCLSYDILKQSNEIKRHVGYMTQKFSYWDDLTIRENLDFIARMYEMPNRKEAVDKALENLGLASRAKQMTGSLSGGWKQRLALAACMLHEPQLLLLDEPTAGVDPTARRDFWEELHRLAAKGISVLVSTHYMDEAERCHKLAYLAYGSLLAQGTAQEIIDSQQLHTWSLHGENLVHLSQTLRDQPGVDQTVAFGSTLHVSGQQAELLERTLRDVAQREHLQLGAASTSLEDVFIYMMKRSTDNFGDKQQ, from the coding sequence ATGGCTGAGTCACCCGACGACACACTGGTGATCGACGTGCGTGGCCTGAACAAGCACTTTGGCAACAAGCACGTGGTGAAAGACCTCGACATGCAGGTGTGGCGTGGCGAGATCTACGGTTTTCTGGGGCCCAATGGCAGTGGCAAAACCACCTCGATTCGCATGATGTGCGGGCTTTTGACGCCCGACTCAGGCAGCGGCACCTGCCTGAGTTATGACATTCTCAAGCAAAGTAACGAGATCAAGCGCCATGTCGGCTACATGACGCAGAAATTCTCGTACTGGGATGATCTGACCATCCGTGAGAACCTGGATTTCATCGCCCGCATGTACGAAATGCCCAATCGCAAAGAGGCCGTAGATAAAGCACTGGAAAACCTAGGGCTGGCGTCACGCGCCAAACAAATGACGGGCTCGCTGTCTGGCGGCTGGAAACAACGGCTGGCACTGGCCGCCTGCATGTTGCACGAACCGCAACTGTTGCTGCTGGACGAACCCACCGCCGGGGTCGATCCCACCGCCCGCCGCGACTTCTGGGAAGAATTGCATCGGCTGGCCGCAAAAGGCATCAGCGTGTTGGTCAGCACGCATTACATGGATGAAGCCGAGCGCTGCCACAAACTGGCCTACCTGGCTTATGGCAGCCTGCTGGCACAAGGTACGGCGCAAGAGATTATTGATAGCCAACAACTCCATACATGGTCTTTGCATGGCGAAAACCTGGTCCATCTCTCGCAAACCCTGCGTGACCAACCAGGCGTAGATCAAACCGTGGCTTTTGGCAGCACCTTGCATGTCAGCGGCCAACAGGCAGAACTACTGGAACGCACATTACGCGACGTGGCACAGCGCGAGCACTTGCAACTGGGAGCCGCGTCCACCAGCCTGGAAGACGTCTTCATCTACATGATGAAGCGCTCCACCGATAACTTCGGGGACAAGCAGCAATGA
- a CDS encoding HlyD family secretion protein, whose protein sequence is MPFAQSPRLLLVLAAFTVLSACSKPDPGSWQGYVEGEFVYVSSSQAGRLDQLSVQRGQNIESGQLLFALEAQNEAAAQQQAVQQLKTATAQLADIRTGKRPAEVSVTRAQLAQAQAAQKRAVIQLARDETQFQAGGIARQQLDDSRANVDSTTAQVQQLQSQLQVDSLPGREQQLTAQSAQVAAAQAALDQANWKLGQKTVAATRSGLVFDTLYQPGEWVAAGNPIVRMLPPENVKVRFFVPETSLGSLKTGQAVTIHCDGCKADITARISYIATEAEYTPPVIYSNENRNKLVFLIEAHPAVHDAPALHPGQPVEVRWHG, encoded by the coding sequence ATGCCTTTTGCGCAATCTCCTCGTTTGTTACTCGTTTTAGCGGCATTCACCGTGCTCAGTGCCTGCAGCAAGCCCGATCCCGGATCGTGGCAAGGTTATGTTGAGGGTGAGTTTGTTTACGTCTCCTCATCGCAAGCGGGGCGACTGGATCAACTATCAGTCCAGCGCGGGCAAAACATTGAAAGTGGGCAGCTGTTATTTGCACTCGAAGCCCAGAACGAAGCCGCCGCGCAACAACAGGCGGTGCAACAACTGAAAACGGCGACCGCCCAACTGGCCGATATCCGTACCGGCAAACGCCCGGCAGAAGTCAGCGTCACCCGAGCGCAACTGGCGCAAGCCCAGGCCGCGCAGAAACGTGCAGTAATCCAGTTGGCGCGCGACGAAACGCAGTTTCAGGCTGGCGGGATTGCGCGTCAGCAACTGGATGATTCCCGCGCCAATGTAGATTCCACCACCGCCCAGGTACAGCAGTTGCAGAGCCAGTTGCAGGTGGATAGCTTGCCGGGCCGCGAGCAGCAATTGACTGCGCAGAGCGCGCAAGTCGCCGCCGCGCAAGCCGCGCTGGATCAGGCCAACTGGAAACTGGGGCAGAAAACGGTGGCCGCCACCCGCAGCGGACTCGTATTCGACACGCTGTATCAGCCAGGCGAATGGGTCGCTGCCGGTAATCCGATTGTGCGCATGTTGCCGCCAGAGAACGTCAAAGTGCGCTTCTTTGTGCCTGAAACCAGCTTGGGCAGCCTGAAAACCGGGCAAGCGGTGACCATACATTGCGATGGCTGCAAAGCGGATATAACCGCCCGCATCAGCTACATCGCTACCGAGGCGGAGTACACGCCGCCGGTGATCTACAGCAATGAAAATCGCAACAAGCTGGTCTTTTTGATCGAAGCCCACCCTGCCGTACACGATGCCCCGGCTTTACACCCGGGCCAACCGGTTGAGGTGCGCTGGCATGGCTGA
- a CDS encoding TetR/AcrR family transcriptional regulator, producing MTSSPRQRGRPATLPDQNARAALLDAATRLFARQGIAASTLAQVAREAGVTSAMVHYYFKNRDQLLDALVEERILQFVELVWQPVAASATPLEIVSGMVERVVLGAQAMPWMPPLWVREVLSDGGLLRERMLQRLPFGKVAQLAQIVRAGQQNGSVNPDIEPRLLFISTLAMTMMPLATAGIWRQLPGMQSIDNSVLIRHVTALLAHGLAVQPTSHPE from the coding sequence ATGACCAGCTCGCCTCGCCAGCGTGGCCGCCCCGCCACCCTCCCCGACCAGAACGCCCGCGCAGCCTTGCTCGATGCGGCGACGCGGCTATTTGCCCGGCAAGGCATCGCCGCCAGCACGCTAGCCCAGGTTGCACGCGAAGCGGGTGTGACATCGGCCATGGTCCATTACTACTTCAAGAATCGCGATCAGCTACTGGATGCACTGGTAGAAGAACGAATTCTGCAATTCGTCGAACTGGTCTGGCAGCCTGTTGCGGCATCCGCTACGCCCCTGGAAATTGTCAGTGGCATGGTCGAACGGGTGGTGCTGGGTGCGCAGGCAATGCCATGGATGCCCCCGTTGTGGGTACGCGAGGTGCTCAGCGATGGTGGTCTGCTGCGTGAACGCATGTTGCAGCGACTGCCTTTCGGCAAAGTGGCCCAACTGGCGCAAATCGTGCGCGCCGGGCAGCAAAACGGCAGCGTCAATCCAGACATTGAACCGCGCCTGCTTTTTATTTCAACACTGGCCATGACCATGATGCCGCTCGCCACGGCTGGTATCTGGCGCCAGCTACCGGGCATGCAAAGCATTGATAACTCAGTGTTGATCCGCCACGTCACCGCATTACTGGCCCACGGGCTCGCCGTTCAACCCACGTCGCATCCGGAGTAA
- the lplT gene encoding lysophospholipid transporter LplT, with the protein MNRGFFIILGAQFLSALADNALFIAALALLRENSAPEWHLSMLLWSFTVSYVVLAPFAGSFADSMHKGRAMMICNGIKLLGCVCMLIGAPPIVAYAIVGFGAAAYSPAKYGLITEYLPHEKLVEANGWLEGATVGAIIFGTVLGGVLVGSRASDWYDTLTLGQYLSPSQFAMCAIMFMYLAAGWLNLYIPKLKVHLKPLHLDPLFLVREFWWCVRRLWKDPQGQLSLAVTTLFWGAGATMRLVVLNWAVIWLNYSMEQATRLVAVVAFGTAFGAILAGRFVPLKRAFSVLPAGIFMGVSVMSMLVVHSPLVSAVLMFIVGALSGWFVVPLNAMLQHRGHMLMGAGHSIAVQNFNENIGILVMVGIHALMVRYLSTALPANASELVQDQFSASGIPPMHLIIIGFGLFVSVVMLLLTLRFKRGQRAGKMHD; encoded by the coding sequence ATGAATCGCGGTTTTTTCATCATCCTCGGCGCACAATTCCTTTCTGCGCTAGCTGACAACGCCCTGTTTATTGCGGCCCTGGCACTGCTACGCGAGAACAGCGCGCCAGAGTGGCATCTATCCATGTTGCTCTGGAGTTTCACGGTTTCATATGTAGTACTGGCACCGTTCGCCGGTTCGTTCGCCGACTCCATGCACAAGGGTCGCGCGATGATGATTTGCAACGGCATCAAGCTCCTCGGTTGCGTGTGCATGCTGATTGGCGCGCCGCCCATCGTGGCTTATGCCATAGTCGGCTTCGGCGCTGCAGCGTACTCCCCCGCCAAATATGGCCTGATCACTGAATACCTGCCGCATGAAAAACTGGTTGAAGCCAATGGCTGGCTCGAAGGCGCTACCGTTGGCGCCATCATCTTTGGCACGGTATTGGGCGGCGTGCTGGTCGGCAGCCGCGCCAGTGACTGGTACGACACACTGACGCTGGGCCAGTATCTGTCGCCGTCGCAATTTGCCATGTGCGCGATCATGTTTATGTACCTGGCCGCAGGCTGGCTCAATCTGTATATCCCCAAACTGAAGGTTCACCTCAAACCACTGCACCTGGACCCATTATTCCTGGTGCGTGAGTTCTGGTGGTGCGTGCGCCGTCTGTGGAAAGACCCGCAAGGCCAGTTGTCGCTGGCGGTCACCACCCTGTTCTGGGGCGCCGGGGCGACGATGCGGCTGGTAGTGCTGAACTGGGCGGTCATCTGGCTCAATTACAGCATGGAACAAGCCACGCGCCTGGTCGCTGTCGTGGCCTTCGGCACAGCCTTTGGCGCGATCCTGGCTGGACGTTTTGTGCCGCTCAAACGTGCGTTTTCTGTGTTGCCGGCCGGGATATTCATGGGTGTGTCGGTAATGAGCATGCTGGTGGTGCACAGCCCACTGGTTTCAGCTGTTTTGATGTTTATCGTCGGCGCTTTGTCTGGCTGGTTTGTGGTGCCGCTCAACGCCATGCTGCAACATCGCGGTCATATGTTGATGGGCGCCGGACATTCAATTGCCGTGCAAAACTTCAATGAAAACATCGGCATTCTGGTCATGGTGGGCATCCACGCATTGATGGTCCGCTATCTGAGCACTGCGTTACCAGCCAATGCCAGCGAACTGGTGCAAGATCAGTTTTCTGCCAGCGGTATTCCACCCATGCACCTGATCATCATTGGCTTCGGACTATTTGTGTCAGTGGTCATGCTGTTGCTGACCTTGCGTTTCAAGCGCGGCCAGCGCGCCGGCAAGATGCACGACTAA
- a CDS encoding DedA family protein, which translates to MDILQYLLPVFTDYGYFAVFGVLLVCGFGVPIPEDITLVAGGIISGLGYADVHTMFCVGMAGVLVGDSIMFFIGRHFGTRALKWRWVAHVLTPERYAAVQDKFRRYGNRVLFVARFLPGLRTPIYLSAGMSQCVPFWRFLLADGLAALISVPVWVYLGYYGAFQRDWLHHAIKQGQTGMWLLLAALATLTLIWYIRHKRHQHHCKALPSKMLREK; encoded by the coding sequence ATGGATATTCTGCAATATCTTCTTCCTGTTTTCACTGACTACGGCTACTTCGCCGTTTTTGGTGTTCTGCTGGTCTGCGGTTTCGGTGTTCCCATTCCCGAAGACATCACTCTGGTAGCGGGCGGGATCATTTCCGGTCTGGGCTATGCAGACGTGCACACCATGTTCTGCGTGGGCATGGCGGGCGTACTGGTGGGTGATTCGATCATGTTTTTTATCGGTCGCCACTTTGGTACTCGCGCCCTCAAATGGCGCTGGGTTGCGCATGTCCTGACCCCCGAGCGTTACGCCGCCGTCCAGGATAAATTTCGTCGTTATGGCAATCGCGTGTTGTTTGTAGCGCGTTTTCTGCCAGGTTTGCGCACCCCGATCTATCTTTCTGCCGGCATGTCCCAGTGTGTGCCGTTCTGGCGTTTTTTGCTGGCCGATGGTTTGGCGGCGCTGATCAGCGTGCCGGTATGGGTCTATCTCGGTTATTACGGGGCCTTCCAGCGCGACTGGCTGCACCACGCCATCAAGCAAGGGCAAACCGGCATGTGGTTGCTGTTAGCCGCACTGGCCACGCTGACTCTGATCTGGTACATCAGACACAAGCGCCATCAGCACCATTGCAAGGCACTGCCGAGCAAGATGCTGCGCGAGAAATAA